The Virgibacillus phasianinus genome includes a window with the following:
- a CDS encoding AAA family ATPase, with product MNKINIVLLTKDINYANYFSNFMMNPNNDDKFLSKIFTDPETFKANTRNKKQHILLTDIEIPDDDILAFDRVIILSEDQHTYSNESLTIYKYQPLKELLSQVLAIYYEANGKLNPIVNNKEKEQVVSFYSGSGGVGKTLFSLCLAKHLAIQSKRVFYLNLEELHTTNLYFKQEKPSSAEVFYYLRNNKEQLVGKIESLKSRDSLTNIDYFSLPILPEEMQQSTEEDIATLIQALRETQNYDYIIIDLDCSIHERNVTALGNSDEIIWLLSTDETSFTRTQNIFNNDLLDLGEDRSKIHFVLNKVSDTLFDGFNGFNFSIETHIPFNSRWLQLSEEAKMQEDTHVGEQLHKLLKEFNATEVSILGS from the coding sequence TTGAACAAAATTAACATAGTTTTATTGACAAAGGATATAAATTACGCGAATTATTTTTCCAACTTTATGATGAATCCAAATAATGATGATAAATTTTTATCAAAAATATTTACCGATCCAGAAACTTTTAAAGCGAACACACGGAACAAAAAACAACATATTTTGCTGACGGATATTGAAATCCCGGACGACGATATTTTAGCTTTTGATAGAGTAATCATACTATCTGAGGACCAACATACATATTCAAATGAAAGTTTAACAATTTACAAGTATCAACCACTTAAAGAGCTTTTGTCACAGGTTTTGGCAATTTATTATGAAGCTAACGGGAAATTAAATCCGATTGTAAATAATAAAGAAAAGGAACAAGTAGTTAGTTTTTATAGTGGCAGTGGCGGTGTAGGAAAGACATTATTTTCTTTATGTTTAGCAAAACATCTAGCTATACAAAGTAAGCGCGTTTTTTATCTGAATTTAGAAGAGTTACATACTACTAATCTATACTTCAAGCAAGAAAAACCATCATCCGCAGAAGTATTTTACTACCTAAGAAATAATAAGGAACAATTAGTTGGAAAAATAGAATCATTAAAATCACGCGACTCCCTTACAAATATTGATTATTTTTCTTTGCCAATTCTTCCTGAAGAAATGCAGCAGTCTACTGAAGAAGATATCGCAACACTGATTCAGGCTTTAAGAGAAACACAGAATTATGATTACATTATTATTGATTTAGATTGTTCTATCCATGAACGGAATGTAACTGCACTTGGAAATAGTGATGAAATCATTTGGTTGCTATCCACTGATGAAACCAGCTTTACACGTACACAAAATATCTTTAACAATGATCTTCTGGATCTGGGTGAAGATAGATCAAAAATTCATTTTGTTTTAAATAAAGTATCGGATACCTTATTTGATGGCTTTAATGGATTTAATTTTAGTATTGAAACTCATATCCCATTTAATTCACGCTGGCTCCAATTAAGCGAAGAAGCAAAAATGCAAGAAGATACCCATGTTGGTGAGCAGTTACACAAACTTTTAAAAGAGTTTAATGCTACGGAGGTGTCGATCCTTGGCAGTTAA
- a CDS encoding YutD family protein has translation MIELYGKTYEILENNKDGFDSERLNERFSDILSKYDFIVGDWGYDQLRLRGFYDDQNTKAAFDSKISTLDDYLYEYCNFGCAYFVLKKIDK, from the coding sequence GTGATTGAGTTATATGGAAAGACATATGAAATATTGGAAAACAACAAAGATGGTTTTGACTCCGAGCGGTTAAATGAACGATTCTCTGATATATTGTCAAAATATGATTTTATAGTTGGGGACTGGGGATATGATCAACTTCGGCTACGAGGATTTTACGATGACCAGAATACAAAAGCAGCCTTCGATTCCAAAATAAGTACATTAGATGATTATTTATACGAGTATTGCAATTTTGGATGCGCATATTTCGTTTTAAAGAAAATAGACAAATAA
- a CDS encoding CpaF family protein yields MHSTTNEELLGYVEETVFEYAREHKINSTMIKKIVDRMYHAFRGLGVLQPILDDSSITEIMINNYDEIYIEREGKVSDANVKFENKQKLEDTIQAIVSKVNRVVNDSSPIVDARLEDGSRVNVVLPPIALKGPAMTIRKFPEKPLMIEDLIEFNALDEEVAYFLQQLVEAKYNIFIGGGTGSGKTTFLNVLSNFVPKDERIITIEDSAELQIHQTPNLVSLETRNANTEGKGEITIRELIKTSLRMRPNRIIVGEVRGPEALDMLQAMNTGHDGSLSTGHANSVNDMLSRLETMVLSGADLPIDVIRKQISSAVDIMVHLSRLRDHSRRVMEISEVCGLENGEILIKPLYVFEEDGEDYKGKIIGKLKKTEHKLQDTTKLRLTGKNDILAKFT; encoded by the coding sequence ATGCACTCTACAACAAATGAAGAATTACTGGGTTACGTGGAAGAAACAGTTTTTGAATACGCTAGAGAACATAAAATTAACTCAACTATGATTAAAAAAATTGTTGATCGTATGTATCATGCTTTTAGAGGGTTAGGGGTTTTGCAGCCAATACTTGATGACTCAAGTATTACAGAGATAATGATAAATAATTATGATGAAATTTACATAGAACGTGAGGGTAAAGTATCCGACGCAAATGTCAAATTTGAAAATAAACAAAAGCTGGAGGATACTATTCAAGCAATTGTTTCGAAGGTTAACCGCGTTGTAAATGATTCTTCTCCAATAGTTGATGCGAGGCTGGAAGACGGTTCACGGGTAAATGTTGTGCTACCCCCCATAGCCTTAAAGGGTCCTGCGATGACAATCCGTAAATTTCCTGAAAAACCACTTATGATTGAAGATTTAATTGAATTTAACGCTTTGGATGAAGAGGTTGCCTACTTCCTGCAACAATTAGTCGAGGCTAAATATAATATCTTTATTGGAGGCGGTACTGGATCAGGAAAAACCACCTTTTTAAATGTGTTATCAAATTTTGTACCAAAAGATGAACGAATTATAACAATAGAAGATTCTGCAGAACTACAAATTCATCAAACACCCAATTTGGTAAGCCTTGAAACACGCAATGCAAACACGGAAGGAAAAGGAGAAATCACCATCAGGGAATTGATAAAAACTTCCCTGCGTATGCGACCCAATCGCATCATTGTTGGGGAGGTGCGTGGTCCTGAAGCTTTAGATATGCTGCAAGCCATGAACACCGGACACGATGGTTCACTGTCAACGGGGCATGCCAATTCTGTTAATGATATGTTGAGCCGGTTAGAAACAATGGTCCTAAGTGGTGCAGATTTACCAATTGATGTAATTCGTAAACAAATAAGTTCCGCTGTTGATATCATGGTTCATTTATCAAGATTGCGAGATCACTCTCGCAGGGTAATGGAGATTTCCGAAGTCTGCGGTTTGGAAAATGGAGAAATTCTCATAAAGCCGCTTTATGTATTTGAAGAAGATGGCGAAGACTACAAAGGAAAAATCATCGGTAAACTCAAGAAGACAGAGCACAAATTGCAGGATACTACAAAACTCAGGTTGACAGGAAAGAATGACATTTTGGCTAAATTCACTTAA
- a CDS encoding TcaA 3rd/4th domain-containing protein produces the protein MKCKQCRNTIKGQKKFCPECGNNLSQQNETKIKKPLRKKLITFLTLGLIIIIAAVAFYSIGKNKFTPENKIAAFEEAVKNNNVNELMDLISPYNNSFEVTTDSTAILLDYLKSNPQKYNQIIENLNQQLKAMETSSEGKYINYATLKLTKKGKEWLFFDNYKLTVIPAFIELSANQENIDFYIDNKKIATSSEKGSLEKSEPLMPGLHTVKGTFHNSYISSSQKVKMELFNTKEQSLIHNFEFDLGEVDVKLYTEEDYQLYINNKKTDVTLEKGEQTIGTFPLDGSIKMHAEKEYPWGTAKSQIVTVDNNRLFLEDIYVLTEEQQNKLMKQLNNTISEYYSSLSKKDVSSLKGGVSENLIKQAKKNIRGIKEERPKYTAKLLKAVYDKTSFFHTTYNEELDAYTITVEAELTFHEPIRYFDWLTGDLEKNNYMRPTALTVFYNEDKEKWILDQLEMDYFSISNSESKTFEF, from the coding sequence ATGAAATGTAAACAGTGTAGAAATACAATTAAGGGTCAAAAAAAGTTTTGTCCTGAGTGCGGAAATAATTTATCACAACAGAATGAAACTAAAATAAAGAAACCCTTAAGGAAAAAATTAATCACTTTCCTTACATTAGGTTTAATAATAATTATTGCGGCAGTAGCCTTTTACTCCATCGGGAAAAACAAATTTACCCCGGAAAACAAAATTGCTGCATTTGAAGAAGCTGTTAAAAACAATAATGTTAATGAGTTGATGGATTTAATCTCACCTTATAACAATTCTTTCGAAGTTACTACAGATAGTACTGCAATTTTACTTGATTACTTAAAAAGCAACCCGCAAAAGTATAACCAAATAATTGAAAATCTAAATCAACAATTGAAAGCAATGGAAACATCTAGTGAAGGCAAATATATAAATTATGCTACATTGAAACTCACGAAAAAAGGGAAAGAATGGCTATTTTTCGATAACTATAAGTTAACGGTAATTCCTGCTTTTATTGAGTTATCTGCTAACCAAGAAAACATTGATTTTTATATTGACAATAAAAAAATTGCTACTTCTTCAGAAAAAGGTTCCCTAGAAAAATCTGAACCTCTTATGCCGGGATTGCATACTGTTAAAGGTACATTCCATAATTCATACATCAGTTCCAGCCAAAAAGTGAAGATGGAATTATTTAATACAAAAGAACAATCGTTAATACATAATTTTGAATTTGATTTAGGTGAGGTTGACGTCAAATTGTATACAGAAGAGGATTATCAACTTTACATAAATAATAAAAAAACAGATGTAACTTTAGAAAAAGGAGAACAAACAATTGGAACATTCCCTCTGGATGGTTCGATTAAAATGCATGCTGAAAAAGAATACCCATGGGGAACAGCAAAAAGCCAAATAGTAACAGTAGACAATAACCGTTTATTCCTTGAAGATATTTACGTTTTAACTGAAGAACAACAAAACAAACTTATGAAACAACTTAATAATACTATTTCTGAATACTATTCATCACTGAGTAAAAAGGACGTCTCCTCATTAAAGGGAGGTGTATCCGAAAATCTTATCAAACAGGCGAAAAAGAATATTAGAGGAATAAAGGAAGAAAGGCCAAAATACACAGCGAAATTATTAAAAGCAGTATATGACAAAACTTCATTTTTCCATACCACTTATAATGAGGAACTTGATGCATATACAATTACAGTCGAGGCGGAACTTACATTCCATGAACCTATCCGATATTTTGATTGGTTGACAGGGGATTTAGAAAAAAATAACTATATGCGCCCTACTGCACTGACTGTATTTTATAATGAAGATAAAGAAAAATGGATACTTGATCAATTGGAAATGGATTATTTCTCCATATCAAATTCGGAAAGCAAAACCTTTGAATTTTAA
- a CDS encoding type II secretion system F family protein, whose translation MDTTQIFSLIAIVILVGIFIFRRVRISRKENQEKKKVEQQGAELRKRNIEAIKKRTIGGENLIDYGTYTLSKTEKLKYSLIAAAVIFVVGLIFYDNYIVSGILACLGIFYPKFKRKDLMKKRKDELSLQFKEAISSLASSLAAGQSIENAFRVVLKDLKLLYPDEETYIVKEFNLINRRVENGEIIERAIDDFAKRSDIDDIRNFSDVFITCKRTGGDLVEVIKRTADIITDKIEIQQDIRVLISQKKFESKIMAVAPLGITFFLKVSSPEFVAPLYQFGTFGPVVMTVALICIICGLLISMKIMNIEV comes from the coding sequence ATGGATACAACTCAAATATTTTCGCTTATAGCTATCGTTATATTAGTAGGTATATTCATATTTAGGCGGGTAAGAATTAGCAGGAAAGAAAATCAAGAAAAGAAGAAAGTTGAACAACAGGGGGCGGAGTTAAGAAAAAGAAATATCGAAGCAATTAAAAAAAGAACAATCGGTGGCGAAAACCTAATTGATTATGGGACTTATACTTTGTCCAAAACAGAAAAACTCAAATATTCACTTATAGCCGCAGCTGTTATTTTTGTTGTTGGATTAATATTCTATGATAATTATATTGTATCTGGTATTTTGGCTTGTTTGGGAATATTTTATCCTAAATTTAAACGGAAAGATCTTATGAAAAAACGAAAAGATGAACTGTCATTGCAGTTTAAGGAGGCCATTAGTTCATTAGCTTCTTCTTTAGCAGCCGGTCAGTCGATTGAAAATGCCTTCCGAGTGGTTTTGAAAGATCTAAAACTTCTTTATCCCGACGAAGAAACGTACATTGTTAAAGAGTTTAACCTAATTAATCGTAGAGTTGAAAATGGTGAAATAATTGAACGTGCAATTGATGACTTTGCAAAGCGTTCGGACATCGATGATATTCGAAATTTTTCTGATGTTTTTATCACCTGTAAACGAACCGGCGGCGACCTTGTGGAGGTTATTAAACGAACAGCAGACATTATTACAGACAAAATAGAAATACAACAGGACATAAGAGTGCTAATTTCCCAAAAGAAATTCGAATCTAAGATAATGGCAGTAGCACCGTTAGGTATTACTTTTTTTCTAAAAGTTTCATCACCGGAATTTGTTGCTCCATTGTATCAATTCGGAACATTTGGACCGGTTGTT